The proteins below come from a single Cylindrospermopsis raciborskii Cr2010 genomic window:
- a CDS encoding leucyl aminopeptidase yields MITRTSDTELLNWTGDTLGIGLFEDAVELKDDLATLNQKYGGVFSEVIAEEEFTGKANTTVVIRVGANSPIRKVIFIGLGKVDTLKLETLRIAAATLARTAKKQKTKTLAISFPIYNNQPAATAQAITEGAQLALYQDIRFKSEPEDKNPPIETIDLLNLSGQQPAITRAEQIVSGVILARELVAAPANAVTPITMAQTAQAIAQEHGLELKILEQEDCEKLGMGAYLGVAQASDLPPKFIHLIYKPATTPKRKLAIIGKGLTFDSGGLNIKGAGSGIETMKIDMGGAAATLGAAKAIGQIKPDVEVHFISAVTENMISGKAMHPGDILKASNGKTIEVNNTDAEGRLTLADALVYTDQLGLDAMVDLATLTGACVVALGDNIAGLFTPNDNIASQLQTAAESSGEKIWRMPMEEKYFEGLKSGIADMKNTGPRYGGSITAALFLKQFVKTTPWAHLDIAGPVWADKESGYNSAGATGFGVRTLVSWVESD; encoded by the coding sequence ATGATAACTCGGACTAGTGACACAGAATTATTAAATTGGACTGGTGATACCCTGGGTATTGGACTGTTTGAAGATGCAGTAGAGCTAAAAGACGACTTAGCAACTCTCAACCAGAAATACGGGGGAGTTTTCTCAGAAGTCATCGCTGAAGAAGAGTTCACCGGTAAAGCTAATACTACAGTGGTCATTCGTGTGGGAGCCAACTCCCCCATTCGTAAGGTAATTTTTATCGGTTTAGGAAAAGTAGATACACTGAAATTAGAAACTTTGCGTATAGCAGCTGCAACCCTTGCTAGGACTGCTAAAAAGCAAAAAACCAAAACCCTGGCTATTAGTTTTCCAATATACAATAATCAACCAGCAGCTACCGCCCAAGCGATTACAGAAGGGGCCCAATTAGCACTTTATCAAGATATTCGGTTCAAATCAGAACCAGAAGATAAAAATCCCCCTATTGAGACCATTGACCTATTAAATTTATCGGGACAACAACCCGCTATCACCCGCGCAGAACAAATTGTTTCCGGAGTTATTTTAGCTCGAGAGTTGGTAGCAGCTCCAGCTAATGCGGTCACACCTATTACTATGGCACAAACTGCTCAAGCGATCGCCCAGGAACATGGTTTGGAACTAAAAATTCTGGAACAAGAAGACTGTGAAAAACTTGGTATGGGAGCATATTTAGGCGTAGCACAAGCTTCCGACCTTCCACCCAAGTTTATTCACCTCATCTATAAACCCGCAACCACCCCTAAACGTAAACTAGCTATTATTGGTAAAGGTCTCACCTTTGATTCTGGTGGTTTGAATATTAAAGGAGCTGGTAGCGGAATTGAAACTATGAAAATTGACATGGGTGGAGCTGCTGCTACTCTTGGTGCTGCTAAGGCTATAGGTCAGATTAAACCAGATGTAGAAGTTCACTTCATATCCGCAGTTACTGAAAATATGATTAGCGGTAAAGCTATGCACCCAGGAGATATCCTTAAAGCATCTAATGGCAAAACTATCGAAGTAAATAACACTGATGCGGAAGGGCGTTTAACCCTAGCTGATGCTCTGGTGTACACCGATCAGTTAGGTCTGGATGCCATGGTGGATCTAGCAACCCTCACAGGCGCTTGCGTAGTAGCTTTAGGCGATAATATTGCTGGCTTATTTACCCCTAATGATAATATAGCATCTCAATTGCAAACCGCTGCTGAGTCTTCTGGAGAAAAGATTTGGCGGATGCCAATGGAAGAAAAATATTTTGAAGGGTTAAAATCAGGTATTGCTGATATGAAAAACACTGGACCCCGCTATGGTGGTTCTATTACAGCTGCTCTATTTCTAAAGCAGTTTGTTAAAACTACACCATGGGCACATTTGGATATAGCTGGACCTGTTTGGGCTGATAAAGAAAGTGGCTACAATAGTGCTGGAGCAACTGGTTTTGGTGTAAGAACCTTGGTGAGTTGGGTTGAAAGCGATTAA
- a CDS encoding alpha/beta fold hydrolase: MIDVELKLRFLTPKPLQPEYPLFIYLPGMDGTGEMLQSQISDLGRGFDIRCLAIPKTDMRDWNLLTTNVLDLIDMELTTGSFKRGNRLVYLCGESFGACLAMKIAIQSPSLFKRIILINPASSFKLNPWISFSSQMTNLVPSWFYPVGAWGLLPFLASLPRISTPLRRQLLQSMTSLPAETINWRLSLLRHFHLDHEKMQQLKQETLLIAGGSDRLLPSLTEVERLGRMLPNSKIVILPDSGHACLVEEEINLYKILQDQGFYEKVSLNRKF; this comes from the coding sequence ATGATAGATGTGGAACTCAAACTCCGGTTTTTAACTCCCAAACCCCTACAACCAGAATATCCATTGTTTATTTATTTACCAGGAATGGATGGAACCGGTGAAATGCTACAGTCACAAATTAGCGATTTAGGGCGGGGGTTTGACATTCGTTGTTTAGCAATTCCTAAAACGGATATGAGAGATTGGAACCTATTAACCACAAATGTCCTCGACTTAATTGATATGGAATTGACTACAGGATCCTTCAAGAGAGGAAATCGCTTGGTTTATTTGTGTGGTGAGTCTTTCGGTGCTTGTTTGGCTATGAAAATAGCTATTCAGTCACCAAGTTTGTTTAAACGTATTATTCTAATTAATCCCGCTTCTTCTTTTAAACTAAATCCTTGGATCAGCTTTTCATCCCAAATGACAAATTTAGTACCATCATGGTTTTATCCGGTAGGTGCTTGGGGGTTGCTACCCTTTTTAGCATCTTTACCTCGCATATCCACTCCCCTCCGTCGTCAACTACTCCAAAGTATGACCTCCCTCCCTGCAGAAACTATTAATTGGCGATTGTCCTTATTGCGTCACTTTCACCTGGATCATGAGAAAATGCAACAACTCAAACAAGAGACACTGTTAATCGCTGGGGGAAGCGATCGCCTGTTACCATCCCTTACAGAGGTAGAAAGATTAGGAAGGATGTTGCCAAATAGTAAGATCGTGATTTTACCTGATAGTGGTCACGCTTGTCTAGTGGAGGAAGAGATAAATCTATATAAAATTCTCCAAGACCAGGGATTTTACGAGAAAGTCTCCCTCAATAGAAAATTTTAG
- the metG gene encoding methionine--tRNA ligase, producing the protein MNLTNKTSKTFALTTPLYYVNDVPHIGSAYTTIAADTIARFQRLLGNEVIFITGTDEHGQKIQRSAQSQGKSPQEFCDQIVPSFIDLWQILNIQYDRFSRTTDLKHQVIVKEFFNRVWEQGDIYRGEQKGWYCVSCEEFKEERELIEGKRCPIHTTKEVEWRDEQNYFFRLSKYQKPLEEFYQSHPNFIQPASRRNEVLSFVSQGLQDFSISRVNLDWGFPVPVDTQHTLYVWFDALLGYITALLEPGTEPTLENAVSKWWPINLHLIGKDILRFHAVYWPAMLMSANLPLPKQVFGHGFLTKDGQKMGKTLGNTVDPVALVKKYGSDAVRYYFLKEIEFGKDGDFNEIRFIHVLNADLANDLGNLLNRTLNMVKKYCAGEIPSIAPQDIPPENTLKTIGGQLGEKVKQAYSVLAFNEVAQAVMLLVQASNKFIDEQAPWSLYKQGKQNEVATVLYTVLESVRLTAYLLSPIIPNISSDIYQQLGWGINFNNPEETSTVAPFTTHATWGVLSNKQQLGTPQPIFKRIEL; encoded by the coding sequence ATGAATCTAACAAATAAAACTTCAAAAACCTTTGCCCTGACCACACCGCTATACTATGTAAACGATGTTCCCCATATTGGTAGTGCTTATACCACAATAGCTGCAGATACTATAGCCAGATTTCAGCGTTTATTGGGTAATGAAGTGATATTTATTACTGGAACAGACGAACATGGACAAAAGATCCAAAGATCAGCACAAAGTCAAGGAAAATCACCCCAAGAGTTTTGTGATCAAATTGTCCCTAGTTTTATTGATTTATGGCAAATTTTGAACATTCAATATGATCGATTTAGTCGTACTACTGATTTAAAGCATCAGGTAATTGTCAAAGAATTTTTTAATAGAGTTTGGGAACAGGGTGATATATACCGAGGAGAGCAGAAGGGATGGTACTGCGTATCCTGTGAAGAGTTTAAGGAAGAAAGGGAGCTGATAGAAGGTAAGCGCTGTCCTATCCATACCACCAAGGAAGTGGAATGGCGCGATGAACAAAATTACTTTTTTCGTCTATCTAAGTATCAAAAACCACTAGAGGAGTTTTATCAATCCCATCCAAACTTTATTCAACCTGCTAGTCGGCGAAATGAAGTTCTTAGCTTTGTTAGTCAAGGTTTACAAGATTTTTCAATTTCACGGGTCAATTTAGATTGGGGCTTTCCTGTACCTGTGGATACCCAACATACTCTTTATGTTTGGTTTGATGCACTTTTAGGCTACATAACAGCACTATTAGAACCAGGAACAGAACCAACTTTAGAAAATGCCGTGTCTAAATGGTGGCCAATTAACTTACATTTAATTGGTAAAGATATATTAAGATTTCATGCCGTATATTGGCCAGCTATGCTGATGTCAGCTAATTTGCCCTTGCCAAAACAAGTATTCGGACATGGATTTTTGACTAAAGATGGTCAAAAAATGGGGAAGACTCTGGGTAATACTGTTGATCCTGTAGCGCTGGTGAAAAAATATGGTAGTGATGCTGTTCGTTATTACTTCCTTAAGGAAATCGAATTTGGTAAGGATGGCGATTTTAATGAAATTAGGTTCATTCATGTTCTAAATGCAGATTTAGCCAATGACCTAGGTAATTTGTTAAATCGTACTTTGAACATGGTGAAAAAATACTGCGCTGGGGAAATTCCCTCCATTGCTCCACAAGATATTCCCCCTGAGAATACCTTAAAGACAATTGGTGGGCAATTAGGGGAGAAAGTTAAACAAGCTTATTCAGTTTTAGCTTTCAATGAGGTAGCTCAAGCTGTGATGTTATTAGTTCAAGCCAGTAACAAGTTTATAGATGAACAAGCTCCTTGGTCATTATATAAACAAGGAAAACAGAATGAGGTAGCAACAGTGTTGTACACCGTTCTGGAATCGGTGAGACTAACAGCTTATTTACTATCGCCAATTATTCCTAATATCAGTAGCGATATTTATCAGCAATTAGGAT